From a region of the Candidatus Blochmanniella camponoti genome:
- the ubiB gene encoding ubiquinone biosynthesis regulatory protein kinase UbiB: MLVDELCRLYSIIKTILNYGLSDFVPTHRLIFPLRIGSRFILHVLNKHSQLTLGERFRLALQELGPIWIKFGQMLSTRRDIFPDSVADQLSILQDRVAPFDGIVAKMCIERAIGNSLETWFKDFQEIPLASASISQVHSARLKKNNKDIVIKIIRPGLLPIIKIDICLMYRLAKWICKFLPEGRKFKFSEVVSEYEKTLFNELNLLKETANTIQLRRNFKKSQILYIPKVYVDFCSENVMVMERIYGIPVYDLVALKKQKTNMKLLAERGIEIFFTQVFRDSFFHGDMHPGNIFISYKHPGNPKYISVDCGIVGSLNKKDKYYLAANFIAFFNHDYRKIAELHLDSGWIPFDTNIEDFECAMRTVFEPIFEQPLEKIPFSKILLHLFNTARYFNMEIQPQLILLQKTLLYVEGIVRQLYPNLNLWKSAQPFLEGWMRDQLKFSTTICTLKDKIPYWIDKIPELPTLLSNEFKRSCMLQKKIEILIRELRTQRTNHGQALFLFGVGATLVTSSIFLYIQDKYLKIFSIFLFVIGIFIWTIGWKRIIQ; encoded by the coding sequence ATGCTGGTTGATGAGTTATGTCGATTGTATTCTATAATTAAAACAATCTTAAATTACGGACTAAGTGATTTTGTTCCTACTCATCGACTAATTTTTCCATTAAGAATAGGTAGTAGATTTATTTTACACGTTTTAAATAAGCATTCTCAACTAACTTTAGGAGAACGATTTCGTTTAGCATTACAGGAGTTAGGTCCAATATGGATTAAATTTGGGCAAATGCTTTCCACTCGACGCGATATCTTTCCAGATTCTGTTGCAGATCAATTATCAATACTACAAGATCGTGTGGCACCTTTCGATGGAATTGTTGCTAAAATGTGTATAGAACGAGCTATTGGGAATTCATTGGAAACATGGTTTAAAGATTTTCAAGAAATACCATTGGCATCTGCATCTATTTCGCAGGTACATTCTGCCAGATTAAAAAAAAACAATAAAGATATAGTAATTAAAATTATTCGACCCGGTCTTTTACCTATTATTAAAATAGATATATGTTTAATGTATAGATTAGCCAAATGGATTTGTAAATTTTTACCAGAAGGACGGAAATTTAAGTTTTCAGAAGTTGTTTCAGAATATGAAAAAACTCTTTTTAATGAGCTTAATTTGCTAAAAGAAACAGCGAATACTATTCAATTGAGAAGAAATTTTAAAAAAAGTCAAATATTATACATACCTAAAGTATATGTAGATTTTTGTAGCGAAAACGTTATGGTTATGGAGCGTATCTATGGTATACCGGTATATGATTTAGTTGCGCTCAAAAAACAAAAAACTAATATGAAATTATTAGCAGAACGCGGAATAGAAATATTTTTTACTCAAGTATTTCGAGATAGTTTTTTTCACGGAGATATGCATCCTGGTAACATTTTTATTAGTTATAAACACCCAGGAAATCCAAAATATATTAGTGTTGATTGCGGTATTGTCGGATCTTTAAATAAAAAAGATAAATACTATTTAGCAGCAAATTTCATAGCATTTTTCAATCATGATTATCGTAAAATAGCTGAATTGCATCTTGATTCAGGTTGGATACCCTTTGATACTAACATTGAAGATTTTGAATGCGCTATGAGAACAGTATTTGAACCAATTTTTGAACAACCGTTAGAAAAAATTCCTTTCAGTAAAATATTGTTACATTTATTTAATACTGCACGATATTTTAATATGGAAATACAACCCCAATTAATTTTACTACAAAAAACTTTATTGTACGTCGAAGGAATAGTTAGACAATTATATCCAAATCTAAATCTTTGGAAATCTGCTCAACCTTTTTTAGAAGGATGGATGCGGGATCAATTAAAATTTTCAACAACAATATGTACTTTAAAAGACAAGATACCCTATTGGATAGATAAAATACCAGAATTACCTACTTTATTATCTAATGAATTTAAACGTTCTTGTATGTTACAAAAAAAAATAGAAATATTAATAAGAGAGTTAAGAACTCAGCGAACTAATCACGGTCAAGCGTTATTTTTATTCGGTGTTGGTGCAACATTAGTTACCAGCAGTATTTTCTTATACATACAGGATAAATATTTAAAAATTTTTTCTATTTTTTTATTTGTAATTGGAATCTTTATTTGGACAATAGGTTGGAAACGTATCATACAATAA